The Williamsia sp. DF01-3 genome has a window encoding:
- a CDS encoding aspartate aminotransferase family protein → MTAVASTLPSGQDTDSALAEGRRAYELDRAHVFHSWSAQAKIDPMTIVAAQGSYIWDGEGNRLLDFSSQLVNTNIGHQHPKVVAAIAEQAAKLCTVAPQHVNSARSEAARLIAERTPGDLNRVFFTNGGADAVEHAVRMARLHTGRYKVLSRYRSYHGGTDTAINLTGDPRRWPNDYGTSGTVHFDGPFLYRSSFHSADEQQECQRALEHLDRLIAMEGPASIAAIILESVPGTAGIMVPPPGYLAGVREICDRYGIIYIADEVMAGFGRTGQWFAIDNFDVTPDLITFAKGVNSGYVPLGGVAISDAIAATFADRPYPGGLTYSGHPLATAAAVATINAMEDEQIVQNAARIGTDILGPGLRHLAARHPSVGEVRGLGVFWAIELVANPATREPMAPYGGTSTAMNEVIGACKSNGLLPFANFNRIHAVPPCTVSDDEVREGLAILDAALTVADRHVVS, encoded by the coding sequence ATGACTGCAGTAGCTTCCACTCTTCCCAGTGGCCAAGACACCGACTCCGCATTGGCCGAAGGTCGCCGTGCTTACGAACTCGATCGTGCACACGTGTTCCATTCGTGGTCGGCACAGGCCAAGATCGACCCGATGACAATCGTTGCCGCGCAGGGTTCGTACATCTGGGACGGCGAAGGCAACCGGTTGCTCGACTTTTCCTCGCAGCTGGTCAACACCAACATCGGACACCAGCATCCGAAGGTTGTTGCCGCGATTGCCGAACAGGCGGCGAAGCTGTGCACCGTCGCGCCACAGCACGTCAACTCGGCACGATCGGAGGCCGCACGGCTGATCGCCGAGCGAACACCCGGCGACCTCAACCGCGTGTTCTTCACCAATGGTGGTGCCGATGCGGTGGAGCATGCGGTGCGCATGGCGCGACTTCACACCGGGCGATACAAGGTGCTCTCGCGGTATCGCTCCTACCATGGTGGTACCGACACCGCGATCAATCTGACCGGCGATCCCCGGCGTTGGCCCAACGACTACGGCACCAGTGGCACAGTCCATTTCGATGGTCCTTTCCTGTACCGCTCCTCATTTCATTCCGCTGACGAGCAGCAGGAGTGTCAGCGGGCGCTCGAGCATCTCGACAGATTGATCGCCATGGAAGGTCCCGCTTCGATAGCGGCGATCATCCTCGAGTCGGTGCCCGGGACCGCTGGAATCATGGTGCCGCCACCGGGATATCTGGCGGGAGTCCGTGAGATCTGCGACCGCTACGGGATCATCTACATCGCCGATGAGGTGATGGCCGGGTTCGGACGGACCGGACAGTGGTTCGCCATCGACAACTTCGACGTCACCCCGGATCTCATCACTTTCGCCAAAGGTGTGAATTCCGGCTATGTCCCACTCGGCGGTGTTGCCATCAGCGACGCCATCGCCGCGACCTTCGCCGACCGACCGTACCCTGGCGGTCTGACGTACTCCGGTCATCCACTCGCCACTGCGGCAGCGGTTGCCACCATCAATGCGATGGAGGACGAGCAGATCGTCCAGAATGCAGCGCGTATCGGTACCGACATCCTCGGACCGGGACTGCGGCACTTGGCTGCCCGTCACCCGTCGGTCGGCGAAGTACGAGGGCTCGGAGTGTTCTGGGCCATCGAGTTGGTGGCCAACCCGGCCACGCGTGAGCCGATGGCGCCATATGGAGGTACCAGCACTGCCATGAACGAGGTGATCGGTGCGTGTAAGTCGAACGGGCTGTTGCCGTTTGCCAACTTCAACCGCATCCACGCGGTGCCGCCGTGCACGGTGAGCGACGACGAGGTGCGCGAGGGCCTGGCCATCCTCGATGCTGCGCTCACCGTTGCCGACCGGCATGTGGTGTCCTGA